Proteins from a single region of Candidatus Omnitrophota bacterium:
- a CDS encoding aldolase, whose protein sequence is MGRRPVDAEKLIIDLVMNDDLKIKKDIAKKILDIAYKKGIYPSSIHELYMARGRGEFKGFTVPAINLRTMTYDLARAIFRVAKRNNSGAFIFEIAKSEMGYTAQPPVEFSSAVLAAAIKEEYAGPVFIQGDHFQVNHKKFSENPDKELEGLKALIQDAISAGFYNIDIDSSTLVDLSKTDIKKQQYLNFEVCAKLTQYIRQVQPRGVEISVGGEIGEVGTKNSTPEDLHAFMTGFRERLRKGRVGISKISIQTGTSHGGVVLPDGSIASVKLDFDTLKNLSEIARKEYGLAGAVQHGASTLPSEAFHKFAEVDAAEVHLATEFQNMIYDSRHFPADLKARMYEWLKVNAASERSEGQTDEQFFYKARKKALGAFKKDIMGLPKEIRDAITTEVEGKFEFLFKQLNNLNNKDLVDKFITLKRVIIRKSQEGPDVVHDGEGAD, encoded by the coding sequence ATGGGTAGAAGGCCGGTTGATGCTGAAAAATTGATAATTGATTTAGTAATGAATGATGATTTGAAAATCAAGAAAGATATCGCCAAGAAGATACTCGATATAGCATATAAAAAAGGTATTTATCCGTCAAGTATTCACGAATTATATATGGCAAGAGGCAGAGGCGAATTCAAGGGGTTTACTGTCCCGGCAATAAACTTAAGGACGATGACCTATGATTTGGCGCGGGCGATATTCAGGGTAGCAAAAAGGAACAATAGTGGAGCTTTCATTTTTGAAATTGCAAAGTCAGAAATGGGATATACCGCACAGCCGCCTGTTGAATTCTCCTCGGCAGTTTTAGCAGCGGCGATAAAAGAAGAATACGCAGGCCCGGTTTTTATACAGGGGGATCATTTCCAGGTAAATCACAAGAAATTTTCCGAGAACCCCGATAAGGAGCTGGAAGGTTTAAAGGCATTAATCCAAGATGCTATCTCAGCAGGTTTCTATAATATTGATATCGATTCTTCCACTTTAGTAGACTTGTCTAAAACTGATATCAAGAAACAGCAGTACCTGAATTTTGAGGTCTGTGCTAAACTCACCCAATATATCCGTCAGGTACAGCCTCGGGGCGTGGAGATATCGGTAGGCGGAGAAATCGGTGAAGTAGGGACTAAAAATTCTACGCCGGAAGATTTGCATGCATTTATGACGGGTTTTAGAGAGAGGCTTCGTAAAGGAAGGGTCGGCATAAGCAAGATAAGTATACAGACCGGGACTTCACACGGAGGAGTTGTTTTGCCTGATGGCTCTATAGCTTCGGTGAAGCTTGATTTTGATACCTTAAAGAATCTTTCTGAGATTGCAAGGAAAGAATACGGGCTTGCCGGGGCAGTGCAGCATGGTGCATCTACCCTGCCATCGGAGGCATTCCATAAATTTGCAGAAGTTGATGCTGCTGAAGTCCATCTGGCAACGGAATTCCAGAACATGATCTATGATTCCAGGCATTTCCCTGCAGACCTTAAAGCAAGAATGTATGAATGGCTTAAAGTAAACGCTGCTTCGGAAAGGTCCGAGGGCCAGACAGACGAACAGTTTTTCTATAAGGCAAGGAAAAAAGCTTTGGGTGCTTTTAAAAAAGATATTATGGGTTTGCCAAAAGAGATAAGAGATGCTATAACTACTGAAGTAGAAGGCAAGTTTGAATTTTTATTTAAGCAGTTGAATAATCTGAATAATAAAGATTTAGTAGATAAATTTATAACCCTGAAAAGAGTCATAATACGCAAGTCCCAGGAAGGCCCTGATGTTGTGCATGACGGGGAAGGGGCAGATTAG
- the ilvD gene encoding dihydroxy-acid dehydratase produces the protein MRSDKIKKGIERIPHRALLHATGLSRRDFDKPFIGVATSFTDLIPGHIGMRDLERYIERGVCYGGGVPFFFGVPGICDGIAMGHLGMCYPLALREIIADTIETVCNAHSLDGLICLTNCDKITPGMLMGIARLNIPAIIVTAGPMMSGRYNKRKLAFVHDTFEAVAKAKKGQIGSEELVCLEMEACPGAGSCQGLYTANTMACLTETMGMSLPGCGTALAVSAKKRRIAQASGERIVELVRKDIKPRDIITKRSIENAIAVDMALGGSSNTVLHIMAIAHEAGLAFNLKSFDEISRKVPHITNLEPAGEHFMEDLEYAGGIPAVLKRLKSKLHNCPTLSGKSTFDIADDAVIFDDSVIRKSDNAYHKEGGIAVLFGNLAPNGAVVKQAAVSVKMMKFTGRARVFNREEEAMKAILGGQIKGGSVVVIRYEGPAGGPGMREMLAPTAAIVGGGLSDSVALITDGRFSGGTKGPCIGHVSPEASAGGPIAVIQDGDIITIDIPNRKLEVKLSDAEIKKRLKNVKIVPPKITTGYLSRYSRLVTSADKGAILS, from the coding sequence ATGCGTTCAGACAAGATAAAAAAAGGAATTGAGAGAATTCCTCACCGAGCGCTTTTACACGCAACCGGATTATCCCGTAGGGATTTTGATAAGCCATTTATCGGAGTGGCCACGTCTTTTACAGATTTAATCCCTGGGCATATCGGTATGCGTGATTTAGAGCGGTATATCGAGCGCGGGGTTTGTTACGGCGGAGGTGTCCCGTTTTTCTTTGGCGTTCCTGGTATATGTGACGGTATTGCTATGGGGCACCTAGGCATGTGCTATCCTTTAGCGCTCCGGGAAATTATTGCCGATACAATCGAAACTGTCTGTAATGCGCACAGCCTAGATGGGTTAATTTGTTTAACTAACTGCGATAAAATCACTCCCGGTATGCTTATGGGTATCGCCCGCCTGAATATCCCGGCGATAATAGTTACCGCAGGCCCGATGATGTCAGGCCGCTATAATAAAAGGAAGCTTGCTTTTGTCCACGATACGTTTGAGGCGGTAGCAAAGGCAAAAAAGGGCCAAATTGGCAGCGAAGAATTAGTTTGCCTTGAAATGGAAGCCTGCCCCGGTGCCGGCTCATGCCAGGGATTATATACTGCAAACACAATGGCATGCCTTACGGAGACTATGGGTATGTCACTGCCCGGATGCGGGACTGCTTTGGCAGTTTCCGCGAAAAAACGCAGGATCGCCCAGGCAAGCGGAGAGCGTATAGTGGAATTAGTCAGGAAAGATATTAAGCCGCGTGATATAATTACAAAGAGGTCAATTGAGAACGCAATTGCTGTAGATATGGCTTTGGGCGGTTCAAGTAATACTGTCCTGCATATAATGGCTATTGCCCATGAGGCAGGATTAGCTTTTAATTTAAAGAGTTTTGACGAGATCAGCAGGAAAGTCCCCCATATAACCAATCTTGAGCCGGCAGGGGAGCATTTTATGGAAGACCTTGAATATGCCGGAGGCATACCTGCAGTATTAAAGAGATTGAAATCTAAATTGCATAATTGCCCGACTCTATCCGGCAAGAGTACATTTGATATCGCGGATGACGCTGTTATTTTTGACGATAGCGTTATCAGGAAATCCGATAATGCTTACCATAAGGAAGGCGGCATCGCAGTTCTGTTCGGTAACCTTGCGCCGAATGGCGCAGTCGTAAAACAGGCGGCAGTGAGTGTAAAGATGATGAAATTCACCGGACGTGCCAGGGTATTTAACCGTGAAGAAGAGGCTATGAAGGCGATCCTTGGCGGCCAGATTAAAGGCGGCAGCGTAGTCGTTATCCGCTATGAAGGCCCGGCAGGCGGACCGGGAATGCGCGAGATGCTTGCTCCTACTGCAGCTATTGTAGGGGGCGGTTTGTCTGATTCAGTCGCTTTAATTACGGATGGAAGATTTTCCGGAGGCACAAAAGGGCCGTGCATTGGTCATGTTTCTCCTGAAGCCAGCGCAGGCGGGCCCATTGCAGTCATTCAAGACGGAGATATAATTACGATTGATATTCCAAACAGAAAGCTGGAAGTAAAATTAAGCGATGCAGAAATAAAAAAGAGATTAAAGAATGTAAAGATAGTCCCTCCAAAGATTACAACCGGGTATTTATCAAGATATTCCCGGCTGGTTACTTCGGCGGATAAGGGTGCAATTTTAAGTTGA
- the ilvB gene encoding biosynthetic-type acetolactate synthase large subunit, which yields MTGAEILIECLKREGVDVMFGYPGGQILPTFDKLYDSDLKLILVRHEQGAAHAADGYARATGKPGVCLATSGPGATNLITGIATAYMDSVPMIAITGQVKSHLIGNDAFQEADVTGITRPITKHNYLVKDVKELAQIIREAFYIATSGRPGPVLIDIPSDVQIAETEFIWPEKVDMRSYKPTYFGHPGQIKKATKLVALAKRPLLYIGGGIIISQASNVLREFAEKTRIPVTWTLMGIGGFPSSHELSLGMLGMHGTAYANHAIMEADLIIAVGARFDDRVTGRLDAFAPKAKIIHIDIDPSSISKNVHVDIPIVGDAKNILGEFLEQMKKFPDTSDWLEMISSWKKKHPLRYKMEGKIKPQYVIEQLCEATKGEAVIVTEVGQNQMWAAQWYKYNHPRTFISSGGLGTMGFGFPAAMGAKVGCPDKVVVDIAGDGSIQMNIQELATCICNNINVKIFILNNGYLGMVRQWQELFYKKRYSHTCISGPDFVKLAESFGAVGIRVTKNEDVRPAIEKALSTDNTVLIDFQIEQEENVFPMVPAGEALNRMIEGLA from the coding sequence ATGACCGGAGCAGAGATATTAATTGAGTGTCTAAAGAGAGAAGGCGTGGATGTGATGTTTGGCTATCCGGGTGGCCAGATACTGCCTACATTTGATAAACTTTATGATTCTGACCTGAAGCTTATACTTGTGCGCCACGAGCAGGGCGCAGCGCATGCTGCCGATGGTTATGCCCGTGCAACCGGAAAGCCCGGAGTTTGCCTTGCTACGAGCGGTCCGGGTGCGACAAATCTTATTACGGGTATTGCAACTGCCTACATGGATTCAGTCCCTATGATAGCGATTACCGGACAGGTAAAATCTCATTTAATCGGAAACGATGCTTTTCAGGAAGCGGATGTTACAGGCATTACTCGGCCGATAACTAAGCATAATTACCTGGTTAAGGATGTCAAGGAGCTGGCGCAGATTATACGGGAAGCGTTTTATATCGCGACTTCCGGTAGGCCGGGGCCTGTGTTGATAGATATACCCAGCGATGTGCAGATTGCCGAAACAGAATTTATCTGGCCTGAAAAAGTGGATATGCGCAGTTATAAGCCTACATATTTCGGCCACCCCGGGCAAATCAAAAAAGCAACTAAGCTTGTTGCTTTAGCTAAGCGTCCGCTGTTATATATAGGCGGAGGAATAATCATCAGCCAGGCCAGTAACGTATTGAGGGAATTTGCAGAGAAGACCAGAATACCGGTTACCTGGACGCTGATGGGCATAGGAGGTTTTCCGTCCAGCCATGAACTTTCTCTGGGGATGCTTGGTATGCATGGGACAGCTTACGCAAACCATGCCATAATGGAAGCAGATTTGATAATTGCCGTGGGTGCGCGTTTTGATGATAGAGTGACCGGCAGGCTTGATGCCTTTGCCCCAAAAGCAAAAATAATCCATATTGATATAGACCCTTCTTCTATAAGCAAGAACGTCCATGTTGATATACCTATTGTCGGAGACGCAAAAAATATTTTAGGGGAATTCCTGGAACAGATGAAGAAATTCCCCGATACTTCTGATTGGCTTGAGATGATAAGTTCCTGGAAAAAGAAGCATCCTTTAAGGTATAAAATGGAAGGCAAAATCAAGCCTCAATATGTCATTGAGCAGCTGTGCGAAGCCACAAAAGGAGAAGCAGTTATCGTTACCGAAGTCGGGCAGAACCAGATGTGGGCAGCACAGTGGTACAAATATAATCATCCGCGGACATTTATCTCAAGCGGCGGATTAGGTACGATGGGTTTTGGTTTTCCAGCAGCTATGGGCGCTAAAGTCGGCTGCCCTGATAAAGTGGTTGTCGATATTGCCGGAGACGGCTCTATACAAATGAATATTCAAGAACTGGCTACTTGTATTTGTAATAATATAAATGTTAAAATATTTATATTGAATAATGGTTATCTTGGCATGGTGCGCCAATGGCAGGAGCTTTTTTATAAAAAGCGGTATTCTCATACTTGTATTTCCGGGCCGGATTTTGTCAAACTGGCAGAAAGTTTCGGGGCTGTAGGGATAAGGGTTACCAAGAATGAAGATGTCCGTCCTGCAATCGAGAAGGCGCTTTCTACCGATAATACCGTGCTTATTGATTTTCAGATAGAGCAGGAAGAGAATGTCTTTCCTATGGTTCCAGCCGGAGAGGCATTAAACAGGATGATAGAAGGGCTGGCGTAA
- the ilvN gene encoding acetolactate synthase small subunit, whose protein sequence is MKHTISLLVENKFGVLARIAGLFSARGYNISSLAVSQTLDPSVSYMTIVVDAKDENVLEQIKKQLNKLIDVIVVTDFTKKDHVEREMILVKVEYSAKNKHKLETTLKKYVSKIIKYKSNTAIIEAAGEEEQIKKLLSELQDFGIKELVRTGKLAIGY, encoded by the coding sequence ATGAAACATACAATCTCACTACTCGTTGAAAACAAATTCGGGGTACTGGCACGCATCGCCGGGCTATTTAGTGCCAGGGGGTATAATATTTCATCTTTGGCAGTTTCTCAAACATTGGATCCATCTGTTTCCTATATGACAATAGTAGTCGATGCTAAGGATGAGAATGTGCTGGAGCAGATAAAAAAGCAGTTGAATAAATTGATTGATGTGATTGTTGTTACTGATTTCACAAAGAAAGACCATGTTGAACGCGAGATGATACTGGTTAAAGTCGAATATTCTGCCAAAAACAAACACAAACTTGAAACAACGCTTAAGAAATACGTTTCAAAGATAATCAAGTATAAATCAAATACCGCTATAATTGAAGCAGCCGGAGAGGAAGAGCAGATAAAAAAGCTTCTTTCTGAGCTTCAGGATTTCGGGATTAAGGAATTAGTCAGGACGGGGAAATTAGCAATTGGGTATTAA
- the ilvC gene encoding ketol-acid reductoisomerase, translating into MIKIYYDKDADLGILKDKTVAIIGYGIQGRGQALCLRDSGCNVIVSELPGTVNYEQALNDGFKPVPVEEAAKQADIIQILTQDHVQAKVYNEKIKPNLKKGKALCFSHGFNIHFKQIKPPKTVDVFMIAPKGPGALVRRMFEEGKGVPSLVAIFQDATGNALKIALAYAKGLGATRAGVIETTFKEETETDLFGEQAVLCGGVTELIRAGFDTLVEAGYQPEIAYFEVLHELKLITDLIQERGISGMRRGVSNTACYGDLTRGKRIITEKTRKEMKKILKEIQKGKFAKEWIKENEEGRPNFNKLIAEGDNHQIEKVGKQLREMMPWMKK; encoded by the coding sequence GTGATAAAGATATATTACGACAAAGACGCTGATTTAGGCATTTTAAAGGATAAGACTGTCGCAATAATCGGTTACGGTATACAGGGCAGGGGACAAGCTCTTTGCCTCCGTGATTCAGGATGTAATGTAATAGTTTCGGAATTACCAGGCACGGTTAATTATGAGCAGGCTTTAAACGACGGTTTTAAGCCCGTGCCGGTTGAAGAAGCGGCAAAACAAGCTGATATTATTCAGATCCTTACACAGGATCATGTTCAGGCTAAAGTCTACAATGAAAAAATAAAGCCCAACCTTAAAAAAGGTAAAGCATTATGTTTTTCTCACGGTTTTAATATCCATTTTAAGCAGATAAAACCGCCAAAGACAGTTGACGTATTCATGATCGCTCCTAAAGGCCCGGGCGCATTGGTAAGAAGAATGTTTGAAGAGGGCAAAGGTGTGCCTTCTCTGGTAGCTATATTTCAGGATGCAACAGGAAATGCCCTAAAAATAGCTCTGGCTTACGCAAAAGGACTGGGCGCGACCAGGGCAGGGGTAATCGAAACTACGTTTAAAGAAGAGACGGAGACTGATCTTTTTGGGGAGCAGGCGGTTCTTTGCGGCGGGGTAACAGAATTGATCAGGGCTGGTTTTGATACTTTGGTTGAAGCAGGTTATCAGCCTGAAATCGCCTATTTTGAAGTGCTCCACGAATTAAAACTTATCACTGATTTGATACAGGAGCGTGGTATAAGCGGTATGCGCAGGGGCGTTTCTAATACTGCCTGTTACGGAGACCTGACAAGAGGTAAAAGGATAATCACAGAGAAAACAAGAAAAGAGATGAAAAAGATCCTAAAAGAGATACAGAAAGGCAAGTTTGCCAAAGAGTGGATAAAAGAGAATGAAGAAGGCAGGCCCAATTTCAACAAGCTGATTGCCGAGGGCGATAATCATCAGATTGAAAAGGTTGGTAAGCAGTTAAGAGAGATGATGCCTTGGATGAAGAAGTAA
- a CDS encoding 2-isopropylmalate synthase, producing the protein MDKILIFDTTLRDGEQAPGASLNEKEKIEIAKALADLGVDIIEAGFPISSKGDFEAVRMVSKSVKGPVICALARAINKDIDAAYQAIRPARNPRIHVFLATSKIHMKYKLKKAEDEILRLAVNAVKYARNFVSDVEFSPEDASRSDREFLFKVVESVIAAGAKTVNIPDTVGYSEPQEFGSLIAAIKGNVPNINKAVISVHCHNDLGLGVANSLEAVKNGARQIECTVNGIGERAGNASMEEVVMALNTRKDVFGGLDTNIKKSKIYKTSRLVSKLTGFVIAPNKAIVGANAFRHESGIHQDGVLKERSTYEIIRPQDVGFSGVGLVLGKHSGRHAFSERLNSLGFHLSGQQLEKAFNRFKQIADKKKNIFDDDLMAIVEDEISVSRPTWTLEGFEVNSGTNINPKAAVRLKKKGKIYSGISNGDGPVDACFKAIDKISKIKIRLSDYRLEAVTSGKDALGEVTLKMVARGRTASGRGSSTDIIEASVRAYIDALNKIESR; encoded by the coding sequence ATGGATAAAATATTAATTTTCGATACAACTTTAAGAGATGGGGAGCAGGCCCCAGGCGCATCTTTGAATGAAAAAGAAAAAATCGAGATCGCCAAGGCTTTAGCTGACTTAGGCGTGGATATAATCGAGGCTGGATTCCCGATCTCTTCTAAGGGTGACTTTGAGGCAGTGCGAATGGTATCCAAATCCGTCAAGGGTCCGGTTATATGTGCTTTAGCAAGGGCAATAAATAAGGATATTGATGCTGCATATCAGGCAATAAGGCCGGCTAGAAACCCGAGGATCCATGTATTCCTTGCTACTTCAAAGATCCATATGAAATATAAGCTAAAGAAAGCTGAGGACGAGATACTACGTTTAGCTGTTAATGCTGTTAAATATGCCAGGAATTTTGTCTCCGATGTAGAATTTTCTCCTGAAGATGCTTCGCGCAGCGATAGGGAGTTTCTCTTTAAGGTGGTAGAGTCTGTTATTGCTGCTGGAGCCAAAACCGTAAATATACCAGATACTGTCGGCTATTCAGAGCCGCAGGAATTTGGCAGTCTTATAGCTGCTATCAAGGGGAATGTTCCGAATATAAATAAAGCTGTGATTTCCGTGCATTGCCATAATGACCTGGGTTTGGGCGTTGCCAATTCGCTTGAGGCGGTAAAAAACGGCGCCAGGCAGATAGAGTGTACAGTAAATGGTATTGGCGAGCGCGCCGGGAACGCCTCTATGGAAGAGGTAGTAATGGCATTGAATACCAGAAAAGATGTTTTTGGCGGCCTTGATACAAATATCAAGAAGAGCAAGATCTATAAAACTTCCCGTTTAGTAAGCAAACTGACGGGTTTTGTTATTGCCCCAAATAAAGCAATTGTCGGAGCAAACGCCTTCAGGCACGAATCCGGCATTCATCAGGACGGTGTTTTAAAAGAACGCTCTACTTACGAGATAATAAGGCCGCAGGATGTAGGTTTTAGCGGGGTAGGTTTGGTGTTAGGAAAACATTCCGGCAGACACGCTTTCAGCGAGCGTCTTAATTCTTTGGGCTTTCATTTGTCAGGCCAGCAGCTTGAAAAAGCATTCAACCGTTTTAAGCAGATCGCTGATAAGAAGAAGAATATCTTTGACGATGATCTCATGGCCATAGTTGAGGATGAGATCAGTGTAAGCAGGCCTACTTGGACCCTTGAAGGATTTGAAGTTAATTCAGGGACAAACATAAATCCAAAGGCAGCAGTCAGGCTGAAGAAAAAAGGAAAGATATATTCCGGAATTTCAAACGGCGATGGGCCGGTTGACGCATGTTTTAAGGCTATTGATAAAATATCTAAGATAAAAATAAGGCTTTCCGACTACAGGCTTGAAGCCGTCACCTCGGGTAAAGACGCTTTGGGAGAAGTTACCTTAAAAATGGTCGCCAGAGGAAGGACCGCATCCGGCAGGGGTTCCAGCACTGACATTATCGAGGCTTCTGTAAGGGCCTATATAGATGCCCTTAATAAAATAGAGTCGAGATGA
- a CDS encoding shikimate dehydrogenase, producing the protein MIPPKIYGLIGYPVKHSLSPAMHNAAFRHLKINAEYRLFEVRPEELNDFLLGNMAVKDTQGNEVHSGDVIGFNVTIPHKIRAKEILESKVRNKDVPSPLVLEEEHYVKVSGAINTVKRNVLGIQYFNTDASGFIESLRDDLEFDVKDKNTVVIGCGGAGRAVVASLSWKNINANKIYIYDINSSAVEETKIQFSKIEYIGDKIEFIDKKSLMGAIKNSQLLVNASSCGMKDEDGSIVERGLLHNNLSVYDVVYNRETQLIKDAHALGLKAVNGAGMLLCQGARAFELWFNRRAPKDVMKQALEKELAKWK; encoded by the coding sequence ATGATCCCGCCTAAAATATACGGATTAATAGGTTATCCGGTTAAACATAGTCTTTCGCCGGCAATGCATAACGCCGCATTCAGGCATCTGAAGATTAATGCTGAATATAGGCTTTTTGAAGTCAGGCCCGAAGAACTCAATGATTTTCTCCTCGGTAATATGGCTGTTAAAGATACCCAAGGAAATGAAGTCCACTCAGGAGATGTCATTGGTTTCAATGTGACTATTCCCCATAAAATCAGAGCTAAAGAGATACTTGAAAGTAAAGTTAGAAATAAAGATGTTCCATCCCCCTTGGTTCTTGAAGAAGAACATTACGTCAAAGTATCAGGAGCGATAAATACCGTAAAAAGGAATGTATTAGGTATTCAGTATTTTAATACTGATGCTTCCGGATTCATTGAATCCTTGCGTGATGATCTGGAATTTGATGTAAAGGACAAAAATACAGTTGTTATCGGATGTGGCGGAGCCGGAAGGGCGGTAGTAGCTTCTTTATCTTGGAAAAATATAAATGCTAACAAGATATATATTTATGATATCAATAGTAGCGCAGTGGAAGAAACAAAAATTCAATTCTCCAAGATAGAATATATAGGAGATAAAATTGAGTTTATTGACAAAAAGTCGTTAATGGGGGCAATAAAGAATTCACAACTTTTGGTTAATGCTTCATCTTGCGGCATGAAAGACGAAGATGGCTCTATCGTTGAAAGAGGTTTGCTGCATAATAATTTATCTGTTTACGATGTTGTATATAACAGAGAAACGCAACTGATTAAGGATGCGCATGCCTTGGGTCTTAAAGCAGTAAATGGTGCTGGGATGCTTTTATGTCAAGGCGCCAGAGCGTTTGAATTATGGTTTAATCGTCGTGCCCCAAAAGACGTGATGAAGCAGGCTTTAGAAAAGGAGTTGGCAAAATGGAAATAA
- a CDS encoding prepilin peptidase: protein MEIITVIILFIMGSIVGSFLNVCIHRMPLNESVVWPRSHCPNCKKKIQGYDNIPFISYILLGGKCRFCKKPISLRYVIVELVTALMFVVLFAKYGLSYEFFVYIVFVSGLIVATFIDIKHRIIPDEVSVGGLIVGLVLFAVRGIEIKPLSYNYQYALDSFLGILIGGGTIYLTGALFDLVYFKLLKRPPIQGETESMGGGDIKLLAMIGAFVGWKAALVTFLIAPFLGLTVGLVNLVSRKDHTIPYGPFLSLAAIIALFWQDKIISFVIPR, encoded by the coding sequence ATGGAAATAATTACGGTGATAATCCTATTTATTATGGGTTCAATTGTCGGCAGTTTCCTTAATGTGTGCATTCATCGCATGCCGTTAAATGAGTCTGTCGTCTGGCCGCGTTCACATTGCCCTAATTGTAAGAAAAAAATACAGGGTTATGACAATATTCCTTTTATAAGCTATATTCTTTTGGGAGGGAAGTGCCGTTTTTGCAAAAAACCGATCTCTTTAAGGTATGTCATAGTTGAACTGGTAACTGCTTTAATGTTTGTGGTTTTATTTGCAAAATACGGATTATCTTATGAATTCTTCGTATATATAGTGTTCGTAAGCGGGTTGATCGTAGCCACTTTTATAGATATCAAACACAGGATTATACCTGATGAGGTATCTGTCGGCGGCCTGATTGTCGGGCTGGTATTATTTGCCGTAAGGGGTATCGAGATAAAACCGTTGAGCTATAATTACCAGTATGCCTTGGATTCATTCCTGGGCATCTTAATCGGCGGAGGCACTATTTATCTTACAGGCGCGCTTTTTGATTTAGTATATTTTAAACTGCTCAAAAGGCCGCCGATACAGGGTGAGACAGAATCGATGGGCGGGGGCGATATCAAGTTATTAGCCATGATAGGCGCATTTGTAGGATGGAAGGCTGCATTGGTTACTTTTCTCATCGCGCCGTTTCTAGGTCTTACGGTGGGATTGGTGAATCTGGTATCGCGTAAAGACCACACCATACCTTATGGGCCATTTTTGTCGTTGGCAGCGATTATTGCCCTTTTCTGGCAAGATAAAATAATATCTTTTGTAATACCGCGTTAA